In a genomic window of Gadus chalcogrammus isolate NIFS_2021 chromosome 17, NIFS_Gcha_1.0, whole genome shotgun sequence:
- the LOC130370300 gene encoding uncharacterized protein LOC130370300, with product MTGWYSMLTELLACNACRKAAKGSQEHSIGRFLAWDAAILKQLTPAHQAVFHAILTPRRGVDKQVVRLMRDRTEGNTMVKVWRQVQEGHCEEYLQRKDLYTTLLCQLSRPGSIMSALGHQYQKPLTRRELPSPRLLRKAYLIYEAEHIEDYRTQIMSTFGKVLKYDSTRKICKKLSGHGRGTAEWCTNVANELGQVLMSVFICEESLPCLKPMADGLMERYRRAGEGPPELMYVDCGCCRVHGVSSLEHLFSDWANSGMMVRLDIFHWIKRFDAAVRTDHHPKYALFKSALSAAVFTYNKDDMALLIQAIRAGNTTRYASLTDAEMIEIYFSEEDLRHFVRRITLGAQESFLRVQTAINSLKGAAGLDENQAPLFKDAAAIDRVWENQQKHLECIQDPPGRDMYTVMKVVTRNSVRMPYYTTVRGSNSLEGIHFFLPWMLPGPHCAAVPFQVYLLSGIARWNSDRESGSVKGQKGRKNLVYMSPLIDRLNKRCQDLFGEVEEINFRPPVPAGEERIGLKYLFAQSSQPFSASEHYAQTRETLQMVEDEDDEEEVAADTEESTEDDVGYATNAESDDLAPLKRNLVLTDQVVLGKITC from the exons ATGACTGGCTGGTACAGCATGCTCACAGAGCTCCTGGCCTGCAACGCGTGCAGGAAGGCTGCAAAGGGCTCTCAGGAGCATTCAATTGGTCGCTTCCTGGCGTGGGATGCTGCTATTTTGAAGCAGCTGACTCCAGCACACCAAGCTGTGTTCCATGCGATCCTAACACCAAG ACGCGGTGTGGACAAGCAAGTTGTCCGCCTGATGAGGGATCGGACTGAGGGCAACACCATGGTTAAGGTGTGGAGGCAGGTCCAGGAGGGTCACTGTGAGGAGTACCTGCAGAGAAAGGACCTCTACACCACCCTTCTCTGTCAGCTCAGCAGACCTGGGAGCATCATGA GTGCTCTGGGCCATCAATACCAGAAGCCGCTGACGCGCAGGGAGCTGCCGTCACCGAGGCTTCTGAGAAAAGCCTACCTAATCTATGAGGCAGAACACATTGAGGACTACCGGACACAAATCATGTCCACGTTCGGGAAAGTCCTCAAGTATGACTCCACCAGGAAG ATCTGCAAGAAGCTTTCAGGTCACGGAAGAGGCACTGCAGAGTGGTGCACCAACGTGGCCAACGAGCTGGGGCAGGTCCTCATGTCGGTGTTCATCTGCGAGGAGTCTCTTCCGTGCCTGAAGCCCATGGCTGACGGCCTCATGGAGCGCTacaggagagcaggagagggccCTCCTGAGCTGATGTATGTGGACTGTGGCTGCTGCAGAGTGCATGGTGTCTCCTCTTTGGAGCATCTCTTCAGCGACTGGGCGAACAGTGGAATGATGGTGCGGCTGGACATCTTCCACTGGATAAAGCGCTTCGATGCGGCCGTCCGGACAGACCACCATCCTAAATATGCACTGTTTAAGTCTGCGCTCTCTGCAGCTGTCTTCACCTACAATAAGGATGACATGGCGCTGCTCATCCAGGCCATACGTGCAGGAAACACGACCAGGTATGCCTCACTGACTGATGCGGAGATGATTGAAATCTACTTCAGCGAAGAAGATCTCCGCCACTTTGTCAGGAGGATCACGTTGGGAGCCCAGGAGTCCTTCCTCCGTGTGCAGACAGCCATCAACAGCCTGAAGGGAGCAGCTGGGCTGGATGAGAACCAGGCCCCTCTGTTTAAGGACGCTGCAGCCATCGACCGGGTCTGGGAGAACCAGCAGAAGCACCTGGAGTGCATTCAGGATCCCCCAGGGAGAGACATGTACACTGTCATGAAGGTCGTCACCCGCAACAGTGTGCGCATGCCATACTATACCACCGTGAGAGGAAGCAACAGCCTGGAGGGGATCCACTTCTTCCTGCCCTGGATGCTCCCAGGGCCCCACTGTGCTGCCGTCCCCTTCCAGGTATACCTCCTCAGTGGCATCGCACGCTGGAACTCTGACCGGGAGTCAGGCAGCGTTAAAGGCCAGAAGGGCAGAAAAAATCTAGTGTACATGTCTCCCCTGATAGATCGGCTTAACAAGCGGTGCCAAGACCTGTTTGGCGAGGTGGAGGAGATCAACTTCAGGCCTCCAGTTCCTGCTGGTGAGGAGCGCATTGGGCTGAAGTACCTCTTTGCCCAATCTTCCCAGCCCTTCAGCGCTTCTGAGCATTACGCTCAAACCAGAGAAACGCTTCAGATGGTGGAGGATGAAGACGATGAAGAGGAGGTTGCTGCCGACACAGAGGAGTCCACGGAAGATGATGTGGGCTACGCCACAAACGCTGAGAGCGACGACCTGGCTCCGCTGAAGAGGAATCTGGTTCTCACAGACCAGGtggtgttgggcaaaataacctgctga
- the LOC130370301 gene encoding uncharacterized protein LOC130370301 has product MDSEAATHSAGTASSSRPSADPLLPVLPILDPTVPLDRQQCVLRATKEARAFHRPKGFQASAGPKDLQTACDEAKRRCRLVTTTRPSRKLYLGQLVIPFGKYAGQSFMWLVANDVGYLKYLLDRHIAESQDPGRTGGTRENDWVKDCLLRYVEFFPSVSCHLEKNVDRAIYGQGRFKSFTFQEMWQWYSLHKCLNADPQAGSAQERKMAEEAFSSVRQWLGMKEEDISSKSLKCFRRFILDKEKQKAPTAAVPSSSLSGPVPSETVVPPSASVVPPSASASASVAPPTATSLSPWQEDTLFSEALATFEGQADTAMAPPPDPPQQPQTDPVPPSQVSFEGWHKQWESGPQGLPSADVKWLKEDADRGLFKNLTIARRKILKDDRMWFHPPEIPGVVVGGGVPSADAFF; this is encoded by the exons ATGGATTCCGAAGCAGCGACCCATTCAGCAG gtacagccagcagcagcagaccgtCTGCGGACCCATTGCTGCCCGTGCTGCCCATTCTGGACCCCACTGTGCCCCTGGACAGGCAGCAATGTGTCCTGAGGGCAACCAAAGAGGCCAGGGCCTTTCACAGGCCCAAAGGCTTCCAAGCCAGCGCCGGTCCCAAGGACCTTCAGACGGCTTGTGATGAAG CAAAAAGGAGATGCCGGCTCGTCACTACTACCAGGCCCTCAAGGAAGCTCTACCTTGGCCAGCTGGTTATTCCCTTTGGGAAATATGCTGGCCAAAGCTTCATGTGGCTGGTAGCGAATGATGTGGGCTACTTAAAATA TCTGCTTGACCGCCATATTGCAGAGAGCCAGGACCCGGGCAGGACAGGAGGAACCAGGGAGAATGACTGGGTGAAGGACTGTCTCCTCCGTTATGTGGAGTTTTTCCCCTCAGTCTCCTGCCACCTGGAGAAAAATGTGGACAGGGCCATTTATGGACAGGGTCGCTTTAAGTCCTTCACCTTTCAGGAGATGTGGCAGTGGTACAGCCTGCACAAGTGCCTTAATGCCGACCCTCAAGCTGGCAGTGCCCAAGAGAGGAAGATGGCAGAGGAGGCTTTCTCTTCTGTTCGCCAGTGGCTTGgaatgaaggaggaggacatcAGCTCCAAGTCACTGAAGTGCTTCAGGAGATTTATTCTCGACAAAGAGAAACAG AAAGCCCCTACTGCAGCTGTACCATCTTCGTCCTTGTCTGGTCCTGTCCCATCTGAAACAGTGGTTCCTCCGTCGGCATCAGTGGTTCCTCCGTCAGCGTCAGCGTCTGCTTCAGTGGCCCCTCCGACAGCAACATCCCTGTCACCTTGGCAGGAGGATACATTGTTTTCAGAGGCTCTCGCCACTTTTGAAGGACAAG CTGACACTGCCATGGCCCCTCCACCAGACCCTCCACAGCAGCCACAGACAGACCCCGTTCCACCATCGCAG GTGTCATTTGAGGGCTGGCACAAACAGTGGGAGTCCGGCCCTCAAGGTCTCCCCAGTGCTGACGTCAAGTGGCTGAAGGAGGACGCTGACAGGGGGCTCTTTAAGAACCTCACCATCGCTCGCAGGAAAATTCTGAAGGATGATCGCATGTGGTTCCATCCACCAGAAATTCctggagtggtggtggggggaggagtgCCCTCTGCAGACGCTTTTTTTTAG